One segment of Desulfonauticus submarinus DNA contains the following:
- a CDS encoding hybrid sensor histidine kinase/response regulator codes for MINNKHKLTHLAKKFVIQKIGYPSIIISIILTSLLGYAEIKYWINISKQQNKIINQQINIFFNLTLKQLRKLEVFFESKSLNDLTTSQISLPSFADNLFILDKKYRPIYVYPEDHKIPYLNLIFDNFNKKVAYSRLYYSINLNKLAFAILDNARAKYSYLVEMDIDVFQKSIQKLVETQKKEILIVTDNYGNVIASSLPHLLDIQENINYLKFFKKLKKNKNIFYISIFNSSPYFIFGENFGHYQVIRLIKPINIVLPLIYILLITSLILISLNIYFGISINNFIYKTISKHVNRFSEILDSSLDNKFIVKNLNKLKSETKFKELDIVIRKLIYYLNKLNIFEETLKEKNQDLEFLLNNLPMWIWYLNDPTTFGIINKNLADFFGLNIHSYIYQKIPFERLSSQELTEATKRENKYLFEKGKTIKVKRWFTNKNGQKRLIAITKQPIFDEKGQVKQAICFGLDITENYLQEEKRKQLEEQLRRMQKMEAIGTLSSGIAHHFSNLLQAIYSYLNILKRSQNNIDKNIFEKIDEQIKKGKSLVQSLLAATHKTPEEFEIFELNKFIQQILDIIQSSYPKNIKIKSYIEQTKLYINGNQGLLEQAILNITNNAKDVLKTKTQAEINITIASETINKQNYIKIKISDNGPGIPSKHQNKVFEPFFTTKDIGKGTGLGLYLTYQIIKMHKGKINFITNNKGTTFIIYLPQSNPPTYPKTNNSYLPKPPFSATILTIEDEELILDGVKDFLEDKGLKVIGAKDGEQGLELFYKLQNKLDIVILDLGLPGIPGKEILTKITKYSSNIKIIVCSGYHHHEIAKNPQKFKVSAFLSKPYELEDLYKVILKILEVEQ; via the coding sequence ATGATAAATAACAAACATAAATTAACACATCTTGCCAAAAAATTTGTGATTCAAAAAATAGGATATCCGTCTATTATTATAAGTATTATTTTAACTAGCTTACTAGGATATGCTGAAATAAAATATTGGATAAATATCTCAAAACAACAAAATAAAATCATTAATCAACAAATAAATATATTCTTTAACCTAACATTAAAACAATTAAGAAAGTTAGAAGTATTTTTTGAATCAAAATCATTAAACGATCTTACTACATCTCAAATTTCTCTTCCCTCCTTTGCAGACAATCTTTTTATTTTAGATAAAAAATATCGTCCAATATATGTATATCCAGAAGATCATAAAATACCCTATCTTAATTTGATATTTGATAATTTTAACAAAAAAGTTGCTTATTCTAGACTTTATTATTCAATAAATCTTAATAAACTAGCATTTGCTATTCTGGATAATGCAAGAGCTAAGTACTCTTACCTAGTTGAAATGGATATTGATGTGTTCCAAAAAAGCATTCAAAAACTTGTGGAGACGCAAAAAAAAGAAATATTAATAGTTACTGATAACTATGGGAATGTAATTGCTTCTTCCTTACCACATCTTTTGGATATTCAAGAAAATATTAATTATTTAAAATTTTTTAAAAAGCTCAAAAAAAATAAAAATATATTTTATATATCTATTTTTAATAGTTCTCCATATTTTATATTTGGAGAGAATTTTGGACACTATCAAGTTATAAGACTAATAAAACCTATAAATATAGTCTTACCATTAATATACATCTTGCTAATAACATCTCTTATATTAATATCTTTAAACATTTACTTTGGAATTTCTATAAATAACTTTATTTATAAAACTATATCAAAACATGTAAATAGATTTAGTGAAATATTAGATAGCAGTTTAGACAATAAATTTATTGTTAAAAATTTAAACAAACTAAAATCTGAAACAAAATTTAAGGAACTAGATATTGTTATTAGAAAATTAATATATTATTTAAATAAATTAAATATTTTTGAAGAAACATTAAAAGAAAAAAATCAAGATTTAGAATTCCTTTTAAACAATCTTCCCATGTGGATATGGTATTTAAATGATCCTACCACTTTTGGCATAATCAATAAAAACCTTGCAGATTTTTTTGGTCTTAATATTCATTCTTATATATATCAAAAAATACCATTTGAACGACTATCTTCTCAAGAACTAACAGAAGCCACCAAGCGAGAAAATAAATATCTCTTTGAAAAAGGCAAAACTATTAAAGTAAAAAGATGGTTTACTAATAAAAATGGGCAAAAAAGATTAATAGCTATCACTAAACAACCTATTTTTGATGAAAAAGGACAAGTAAAACAAGCAATATGTTTTGGATTAGATATAACCGAAAACTACTTACAAGAAGAAAAAAGAAAACAACTAGAAGAACAACTACGCAGAATGCAAAAAATGGAAGCTATTGGTACTTTGTCTTCTGGAATAGCTCATCATTTTAGTAATCTACTACAAGCAATATATAGTTATTTAAATATTTTAAAACGTTCTCAAAACAATATTGATAAAAATATATTTGAGAAAATTGATGAACAAATAAAAAAAGGAAAATCTTTAGTTCAATCATTACTTGCTGCAACACATAAAACACCAGAAGAATTTGAAATTTTTGAACTTAATAAATTTATTCAACAAATTTTAGATATTATTCAATCTTCTTATCCTAAAAACATTAAAATTAAATCATATATTGAACAAACTAAATTGTATATTAATGGGAATCAAGGCTTATTAGAACAGGCTATTTTAAATATAACAAATAATGCTAAAGATGTTTTAAAGACAAAAACTCAAGCAGAAATAAATATTACAATTGCTTCTGAGACTATTAATAAACAAAACTATATCAAAATAAAAATTAGTGATAACGGACCAGGAATCCCATCTAAACACCAAAACAAAGTATTTGAACCTTTTTTTACTACTAAAGATATTGGCAAAGGAACAGGATTGGGGCTATATTTAACTTATCAAATAATAAAAATGCATAAAGGCAAAATAAATTTTATCACTAATAATAAAGGAACAACTTTTATAATATATCTCCCACAAAGTAATCCACCCACGTATCCCAAAACAAATAACTCCTACCTTCCAAAACCTCCTTTTTCAGCCACTATATTGACTATAGAAGATGAAGAACTTATTTTAGATGGTGTTAAGGATTTCCTTGAAGATAAAGGACTTAAAGTAATTGGGGCCAAAGATGGAGAGCAAGGACTTGAATTATTTTATAAATTACAAAATAAATTAGATATAGTAATCCTTGATCTAGGACTGCCAGGTATCCCAGGCAAAGAAATTTTAACTAAAATAACTAAATACTCTTCAAATATTAAAATAATAGTCTGTTCAGGATATCACCATCATGAAATTGCTAAAAATCCCCAAAAATTTAAAGTAAGTGCTTTTCTTTCAAAACCATACGAACTAGAAGATTTATATAAAGTTATTTTAAAAATCTTAGAAGTAGAACAATGA
- a CDS encoding tetratricopeptide repeat protein, whose protein sequence is MINKYDKEVIDFILNKNGYFIIVSKDNLFEKTFLAMLKTLALKDTCFCICSENNLISKIKDIINQNLKPIIFIELFSQSEINIVKISDLKSYFGNKIKIICLSNEIDRDRVAQILESGADNLIIKPISINSLVQKISSTIKPNNITKKVDLCRYFIEKKDFVQAEKIVKDILTIKPDSAIAYILKGDILRHKKEFEKAEEYYLKASLRSKLYLEPLKKLAELYAEIGDLEKKLNYLKKLDRLSPLNFKRKIDIGETYIKLDQIEEGKNYIDEAIKQVKKLSKELLASTLMDIAMRIKDKTPDLSTQYMKQAIDTKEDFLHPNDLWMFNELGILLRKKGKWEDAIKYYKKALTIAPNDSHLHYNIALAYLEANKPYKALEFAEKALSFDAELPLKGANIAYNLAFIYFRAHKIVEAQKFISLCLKQEPQHVQARKLLKRISQN, encoded by the coding sequence ATGATTAACAAATATGATAAAGAAGTTATAGATTTTATTTTAAATAAAAATGGATATTTCATTATAGTATCAAAAGACAATCTTTTTGAAAAAACATTCTTGGCAATGCTTAAAACTCTTGCTCTAAAAGATACCTGCTTTTGTATTTGTTCAGAAAATAATTTAATTTCTAAAATAAAAGATATAATCAATCAAAATCTAAAACCAATTATTTTTATAGAACTATTCTCACAATCAGAAATAAATATAGTAAAAATAAGTGATTTAAAAAGTTATTTTGGTAATAAAATAAAGATAATATGCTTATCTAATGAAATAGACAGAGATAGAGTAGCACAAATATTAGAAAGCGGAGCAGACAATCTTATTATAAAACCTATATCAATAAATTCCCTAGTACAAAAAATATCTTCAACTATAAAACCAAATAACATTACTAAAAAAGTTGATTTATGTAGATATTTTATAGAAAAAAAAGATTTTGTCCAAGCAGAAAAAATTGTTAAAGATATTCTCACAATCAAACCAGACAGTGCTATTGCTTATATCCTAAAAGGAGATATTTTAAGACATAAAAAAGAATTTGAAAAAGCCGAAGAATATTATTTAAAAGCATCTTTAAGAAGTAAACTTTATTTAGAACCTTTGAAAAAATTAGCTGAATTATATGCAGAAATTGGAGATTTAGAAAAAAAATTAAACTACTTAAAAAAACTAGACAGGTTATCGCCACTAAATTTTAAAAGAAAAATAGATATTGGAGAAACCTACATAAAACTAGATCAAATTGAGGAAGGAAAAAATTATATAGATGAAGCTATTAAGCAGGTTAAAAAACTTTCTAAAGAGCTATTAGCCAGCACTCTAATGGATATAGCAATGAGAATTAAAGATAAAACCCCTGATTTAAGTACACAATACATGAAACAAGCAATTGATACTAAAGAAGATTTTCTTCATCCCAATGATCTATGGATGTTTAATGAATTAGGTATTCTTTTAAGAAAAAAGGGTAAATGGGAAGACGCAATTAAATACTATAAAAAAGCCCTTACTATAGCACCTAACGATAGTCATCTTCATTATAATATAGCACTCGCTTATTTAGAAGCTAATAAACCATATAAAGCTCTAGAGTTTGCTGAAAAAGCTCTTAGTTTTGATGCAGAACTTCCTTTAAAAGGAGCAAATATTGCTTATAATTTAGCCTTTATTTACTTTCGTGCTCATAAAATTGTAGAAGCACAAAAATTTATTTCTCTCTGTTTAAAACAAGAGCCACAGCATGTTCAAGCTAGAAAACTTTTAAAGCGTATCAGTCAAAACTAG
- a CDS encoding HyaD/HybD family hydrogenase maturation endopeptidase encodes MREKIPVLVLGVGNILYTDEGIGVKVIQKLEELYEFSENVVLLDGGTLGMKLMDYILRSENLIIVDAVLGDGEPGEIYRLEGDGLRKSISFKNSLHQTDLVDTLTYCELMGNRPKAVVIGVEPKNMDDVNMKVSPELERVIPLVIEKVLAEIKRVGGDFKKKSSFD; translated from the coding sequence ATGAGAGAAAAAATACCTGTTTTAGTGCTAGGAGTAGGAAATATTTTATACACAGATGAGGGCATAGGAGTAAAAGTAATTCAAAAGTTAGAAGAGTTATATGAATTTTCAGAAAATGTAGTGCTTTTGGATGGTGGTACTCTTGGAATGAAGCTAATGGACTATATTTTAAGGAGTGAAAACCTTATTATTGTAGATGCTGTGTTGGGGGATGGTGAGCCTGGAGAGATATATCGATTGGAAGGAGATGGACTTAGAAAAAGCATTTCTTTTAAAAATTCTTTACATCAAACCGATTTGGTAGATACTTTAACCTATTGTGAGCTTATGGGAAATCGTCCTAAGGCAGTAGTTATTGGAGTAGAACCTAAAAATATGGATGATGTTAATATGAAAGTAAGTCCTGAATTAGAACGAGTGATTCCTTTAGTAATAGAAAAGGTATTGGCTGAAATTAAAAGAGTAGGAGGAGACTTTAAAAAAAAGTCTAGTTTTGACTGA
- a CDS encoding nickel-dependent hydrogenase large subunit codes for MSGCRVKQAPAIPVTPKSSFSGPIVVDPVTRIEGHLRIEVEVENGKVKNAWSKPQLFRGLEIILKGRDPRDAQHITQRACGVCTYVHALASLRCVEDAAKVDIPANARIMRNLVMGAQYIHDHIVHFYHLHALDWVDVTSGLKADPYKAAKIAANIYPNPPKAEDLKAVQEKLKAFVDSGQLGIFTNAFFLGGHKAYYLPPEVNLIATAHYLEALHLQVKAARAMAVFGAKNPHTQFTVVGGVTNYEALTPERLKEFRKLLAECKKFIDEVYIPDLLTVASYYKDWSQYGGCTNFLTFGEFPEKANDIASRFLPAGVIFNRDLSRVEDFDPKAIYEHVKHSWYEGDAALHPYDGETRPHYTSLEDKEKYSWMKAPRYKGEPCETGPLASVLVAYVRGVPEVKKLVDYVLNYLGVGPNALFSTLGRTAARAIETKVTADRMVNWVNELEENVKSGNTKLYQEYEMPDKAEGVGFSTAPRGALSHWIRIKNKKIENYQLVVPSTWNLGPRCKNNKLGPVEEALLNTPVADPKRPVELLRTVHSFDPCIACGVHVIDARNNEVYKFRIL; via the coding sequence ATGTCTGGTTGTAGAGTAAAGCAGGCTCCTGCTATTCCAGTTACTCCAAAAAGTTCTTTTAGTGGTCCTATTGTGGTGGACCCAGTAACTAGAATAGAAGGACATTTAAGAATAGAGGTAGAGGTTGAAAATGGAAAGGTAAAAAATGCTTGGAGCAAGCCTCAGTTATTTAGGGGATTAGAAATTATTTTAAAAGGTAGAGATCCAAGAGATGCTCAGCATATTACTCAAAGAGCTTGTGGAGTTTGTACTTATGTGCATGCTTTGGCTTCTCTTCGTTGTGTAGAGGATGCAGCAAAAGTAGATATTCCTGCTAATGCTAGGATTATGAGAAATTTAGTAATGGGTGCACAATATATTCATGACCATATTGTGCATTTTTATCATCTTCATGCCTTGGATTGGGTAGATGTAACTTCAGGTTTAAAAGCAGATCCTTATAAAGCTGCAAAGATAGCTGCTAATATTTATCCAAATCCTCCCAAAGCAGAAGATTTAAAGGCTGTTCAAGAAAAATTAAAGGCTTTTGTAGATAGTGGACAACTTGGTATTTTTACTAATGCATTTTTCTTGGGCGGGCATAAGGCTTATTATTTACCTCCAGAAGTAAATTTGATTGCAACAGCTCACTATTTAGAAGCTTTGCACTTACAAGTGAAAGCTGCCAGAGCAATGGCTGTTTTTGGAGCTAAAAACCCACATACTCAATTTACAGTAGTAGGTGGTGTAACTAATTATGAGGCTCTTACTCCAGAACGACTTAAAGAATTTAGAAAATTATTAGCAGAGTGTAAGAAATTTATTGATGAAGTTTATATTCCTGATTTACTTACAGTAGCCTCATATTATAAAGATTGGTCCCAGTATGGTGGATGTACAAACTTTCTTACTTTTGGTGAATTTCCTGAGAAAGCTAATGATATAGCATCAAGATTTTTACCTGCAGGTGTGATTTTTAATAGAGATCTAAGTAGAGTGGAGGACTTTGATCCAAAAGCTATTTATGAACACGTAAAACATAGTTGGTATGAAGGAGATGCTGCTCTTCATCCTTACGATGGAGAAACAAGGCCTCATTATACTAGCTTGGAAGATAAAGAGAAATACTCTTGGATGAAGGCTCCCAGATATAAAGGTGAACCTTGTGAAACAGGTCCCTTGGCTTCTGTGTTGGTCGCATATGTTCGAGGAGTTCCAGAAGTAAAAAAATTAGTAGATTATGTTCTTAATTACTTAGGTGTTGGTCCAAATGCTTTATTTTCTACATTGGGTAGAACAGCAGCTAGGGCTATTGAGACTAAAGTGACTGCAGATAGAATGGTGAATTGGGTAAATGAGTTGGAAGAGAATGTGAAATCTGGAAATACAAAACTTTATCAAGAATATGAAATGCCAGATAAAGCGGAAGGTGTTGGTTTTTCTACTGCTCCTAGAGGAGCGCTTAGCCATTGGATTAGGATTAAAAATAAGAAAATTGAGAATTATCAATTAGTAGTTCCTTCTACTTGGAATTTAGGTCCAAGATGTAAAAATAACAAATTAGGCCCAGTTGAGGAGGCATTATTAAATACTCCAGTGGCAGATCCTAAACGTCCTGTAGAACTTTTACGTACTGTTCATTCTTTTGATCCATGTATTGCTTGTGGTGTACATGTAATTGATGCCAGAAATAATGAAGTGTATAAGTTTAGGATTTTGTAA
- a CDS encoding hydrogenase small subunit produces the protein MKYSIGLAKEEPLERLEKRGISRRDFMKFCTTVAVMMGMGPAFAPKVAEALTSKERPSVVWLHNAECTGCSEAVLRTVKPYVDELILDTISLDYHETLMVAAGELAEEALKKAISSPKGYICVIEGAIPTKDGGIYGKVSGRTMYDICKEVAPKALATIAIGTCAAFGGVQAAAPNPTGAKGVNDALGKHGVKAINLGGCPPNPYNFVGTVVHLLTKGMPELDDNNRPLMFYGQTVHDLCPRRKHFDNGEFAPSFDSEEAKKGWCLYELGCKGPYTYNNCPKIKFNQTNWPVEAGHPCIGCSEPDFWDEMAPFYESM, from the coding sequence ATGAAGTATAGTATTGGGCTGGCCAAGGAGGAACCTCTTGAGAGGTTGGAGAAAAGAGGTATATCGCGCCGTGATTTTATGAAATTTTGTACAACAGTTGCGGTGATGATGGGAATGGGGCCTGCTTTTGCTCCAAAAGTTGCTGAAGCTCTTACAAGCAAAGAACGTCCTAGTGTTGTTTGGTTACATAATGCAGAATGCACAGGATGTTCAGAGGCTGTTCTTAGAACAGTTAAACCTTATGTAGACGAATTGATTTTAGACACTATTTCTTTGGATTATCATGAGACTTTAATGGTTGCAGCAGGTGAGCTTGCCGAAGAAGCCTTAAAAAAGGCGATATCTTCGCCAAAAGGATATATTTGTGTAATTGAAGGAGCTATTCCTACTAAAGATGGTGGTATATATGGAAAGGTAAGTGGTAGGACAATGTATGATATTTGTAAAGAAGTAGCGCCAAAAGCCCTTGCTACTATTGCTATAGGTACTTGTGCTGCGTTTGGTGGAGTGCAAGCTGCTGCTCCAAATCCTACTGGCGCAAAAGGGGTAAACGATGCTTTAGGAAAGCATGGGGTTAAAGCTATTAATTTAGGTGGTTGTCCTCCTAATCCTTATAATTTTGTCGGCACAGTAGTGCACTTGCTAACTAAGGGTATGCCTGAATTAGATGATAATAATAGACCTTTGATGTTTTATGGACAAACAGTGCATGATTTATGTCCAAGAAGAAAACATTTTGATAATGGTGAATTTGCACCTTCTTTTGATTCTGAAGAGGCTAAAAAAGGTTGGTGTTTGTATGAGCTTGGTTGCAAAGGTCCTTATACTTACAATAATTGTCCTAAGATAAAATTTAATCAAACCAATTGGCCTGTAGAAGCAGGACATCCTTGTATTGGTTGTAGTGAACCAGATTTTTGGGATGAAATGGCACCATTTTATGAATCTATGTAG
- a CDS encoding hydrogenase maturation protease: MKEVVVIGIGNPLLSDDRAGIVIVEDLEREGLPAQFEILYTVGFELLDKILGYKKAIIVDACMLGQKIGDILEVKVEDIFASSKLVNSHAMHIGTSLKLGFELYPDLMPKEVKIFLIEVENIEEFSKNFTPEVKKAVEEVKQRIKQELCL; encoded by the coding sequence ATGAAAGAAGTTGTTGTTATAGGTATTGGTAATCCTTTATTATCAGATGATAGAGCTGGGATTGTAATTGTAGAAGATTTGGAGAGAGAAGGACTTCCAGCCCAATTTGAGATACTTTATACAGTTGGTTTCGAACTTTTAGATAAGATTTTGGGATATAAAAAGGCCATTATTGTAGATGCATGCATGTTAGGACAAAAAATAGGAGATATTTTAGAGGTCAAAGTAGAAGATATTTTTGCTTCTTCTAAATTAGTTAATTCTCATGCCATGCACATAGGAACGAGTTTAAAGTTAGGTTTTGAACTTTATCCTGATTTAATGCCAAAAGAAGTTAAAATTTTTTTAATAGAAGTAGAAAATATTGAAGAGTTTTCTAAAAATTTTACTCCAGAAGTAAAAAAAGCAGTAGAAGAAGTAAAACAAAGAATAAAACAAGAACTGTGTTTATAA
- a CDS encoding Ni/Fe hydrogenase subunit alpha, whose amino-acid sequence MKIKEVFSKFFGGREKKEEIGRNGKVKKIEINPITRLEGHGKIAIFLDDSGNVDDAFFQVVEFRGYEKFLQGMPMEEVPRSVSTICGVCRGVHFTASMKAMDGVFGVEPTPTARKLRELFYMAHYVEDHAVILYALGFPDFVVGPEADPAKRNVVGLIEAVGAETGKLVLNKRRLAVKIFELLGGKPNHPVAALPGGWSKTLTEDERKMVAGWIDELIELGQLTLQIFEDVVLKNEDYMKLVTGDMYKVVVNYMGSVDEQGRIAYYDGLQKVIDTEGNEIGTFRGKEYLDFIAERTLPWSYLKFPYQKKVGGWDGIKEGQGTNLYAVGPLPRLNVAGGMDTPEAQKHYEKFHSTFGSRPVHFVLAYHWARAIELLSAAERMKELINDPDITGTDNWNKPDSVVGEGVGIIEAPRGTLIHHYVTDDKGVVTNANLIVATTHNNGPINLAIKNAAKHFIKDGNVSEGILNYVEMAFRPYDLCLACATHTVTGVFPLEMEIYDCEGRLQKKLRNF is encoded by the coding sequence ATGAAAATAAAAGAAGTATTCTCCAAGTTTTTTGGAGGAAGAGAGAAGAAAGAAGAAATAGGGAGGAATGGGAAAGTGAAAAAAATAGAAATAAATCCAATAACCAGGTTAGAAGGCCATGGAAAAATTGCCATTTTCTTAGATGATAGTGGCAATGTTGATGATGCCTTCTTCCAGGTAGTGGAATTTCGTGGTTATGAGAAATTCCTTCAAGGCATGCCTATGGAGGAAGTACCTCGTTCAGTATCTACTATATGCGGTGTTTGTAGAGGGGTTCATTTTACTGCTTCTATGAAAGCAATGGATGGTGTTTTTGGAGTTGAGCCAACTCCTACTGCTAGAAAGTTAAGAGAGCTTTTTTATATGGCTCATTATGTAGAAGACCATGCAGTTATTTTATATGCTCTTGGGTTTCCTGATTTTGTAGTTGGACCAGAGGCTGATCCTGCTAAAAGAAATGTAGTTGGTCTTATCGAGGCTGTTGGAGCTGAAACTGGAAAGCTTGTACTAAATAAAAGAAGACTGGCAGTAAAAATCTTTGAATTGTTAGGTGGTAAGCCTAACCATCCAGTAGCTGCATTACCAGGTGGATGGTCTAAGACTCTTACTGAAGATGAACGTAAAATGGTTGCTGGTTGGATAGATGAGCTTATTGAATTAGGGCAACTGACCTTGCAGATTTTTGAAGATGTGGTCTTAAAAAATGAAGACTACATGAAACTTGTTACTGGAGATATGTATAAAGTTGTAGTTAATTATATGGGTAGTGTTGATGAGCAAGGTCGTATTGCTTACTATGATGGTTTGCAAAAGGTTATTGATACAGAAGGAAATGAGATAGGTACGTTTAGAGGAAAAGAGTATTTGGATTTTATTGCTGAAAGAACATTGCCTTGGTCTTATTTAAAATTCCCTTATCAAAAGAAAGTAGGTGGCTGGGATGGTATTAAAGAAGGACAAGGAACTAATTTATATGCAGTAGGTCCATTGCCAAGATTAAATGTTGCAGGTGGTATGGATACTCCAGAAGCTCAAAAACACTATGAGAAGTTTCATTCTACTTTTGGATCTAGACCTGTACACTTTGTTTTGGCTTATCACTGGGCAAGGGCTATTGAACTTTTGAGTGCTGCTGAAAGAATGAAAGAACTTATTAATGATCCTGATATTACTGGAACAGATAATTGGAATAAACCTGATAGTGTTGTAGGTGAGGGCGTTGGTATAATTGAAGCTCCAAGAGGTACATTGATTCATCATTATGTTACAGATGATAAAGGTGTAGTAACTAATGCTAACCTAATTGTAGCTACTACTCATAATAATGGTCCTATTAATTTAGCTATTAAAAATGCAGCTAAACATTTTATTAAAGATGGTAACGTAAGTGAAGGTATTTTAAATTATGTTGAGATGGCATTTAGACCTTATGATTTATGTCTAGCTTGTGCTACTCATACAGTTACAGGTGTTTTTCCTTTGGAAATGGAAATTTATGATTGTGAAGGTAGATTGCAAAAGAAACTTAGGAACTTCTAG
- a CDS encoding F420-nonreducing hydrogenase, with protein MADKIKIAVLLAGGCAGCEMSLVDMGDKLVDALGHLEVAFWAPTVADVKYKDLEAMPDKSIDVGFIDGMVRLSEQEHMTKVMRDKCKVLIAYGACASMGSIPGMSNMHSAEELLKQGYIDTFSTDNPDGVLPQPEYLLDGKYNLTLPKFLDDVRVLDEIVEVDYYIGGCPPHPDFVAAAVQAIIEGNLPPKGSWITSGKAVCDVCKRNPRNKGEDRKFVDKVYRTIEKAPEEDKCLLEQGIICFGPFTQGDCGASCLQVGIPCRGCGGPIPGVNDYGARAMSAIGSILGSEEAVEELMQKYPVLAKFYYRYSYPSSLVERKRKALKYKKG; from the coding sequence ATGGCAGATAAGATAAAAATTGCAGTTCTCTTAGCTGGCGGGTGTGCTGGCTGTGAAATGAGTTTGGTTGATATGGGAGATAAACTTGTAGATGCCTTAGGTCATTTGGAAGTGGCCTTTTGGGCTCCTACAGTTGCTGATGTAAAATATAAAGATTTAGAGGCAATGCCAGATAAATCTATAGATGTTGGCTTTATTGACGGTATGGTTCGATTGAGTGAACAGGAGCATATGACAAAAGTTATGAGGGATAAGTGTAAAGTCCTTATTGCTTATGGTGCTTGTGCTTCTATGGGCAGTATTCCTGGTATGAGTAATATGCACAGTGCAGAGGAACTTTTAAAACAAGGTTATATAGATACCTTTAGTACAGATAATCCAGATGGTGTCTTGCCTCAACCTGAATACTTATTAGATGGTAAATATAATTTAACCTTACCTAAGTTTTTAGATGATGTTAGAGTTTTAGATGAGATAGTAGAAGTTGACTATTATATAGGTGGGTGCCCTCCGCATCCTGATTTTGTAGCAGCAGCTGTTCAAGCTATTATTGAGGGTAATTTACCACCTAAGGGTTCTTGGATTACTTCTGGTAAAGCTGTTTGTGATGTTTGTAAGAGAAATCCAAGAAATAAAGGGGAAGATAGGAAGTTTGTAGATAAAGTTTATCGTACTATTGAAAAGGCTCCAGAAGAAGATAAGTGTTTATTAGAGCAGGGTATTATTTGTTTTGGTCCATTTACTCAAGGCGATTGTGGAGCATCTTGTTTGCAAGTAGGTATTCCTTGTAGAGGATGTGGCGGTCCTATTCCAGGAGTTAATGATTATGGTGCAAGAGCTATGAGTGCCATAGGCTCTATTTTGGGAAGCGAGGAAGCTGTAGAAGAGCTTATGCAAAAATATCCTGTTTTAGCTAAGTTTTACTATAGGTACTCCTATCCTAGTTCCTTAGTAGAAAGAAAGAGAAAGGCTTTAAAATATAAAAAAGGATAG
- a CDS encoding hydrogenase iron-sulfur subunit, producing MEFKPNIVGFACHWCTYAGADLAGSLRLKYPPTIKLIRVPCSGRIEPEYIIQALANGADGVLVGGCHFGDCHYKDGNYKTARRMKQVEVMIKELGIEPERFRWEWISGSEGQKFAEVVTEFTETIKKLGPNPLKGGK from the coding sequence ATGGAATTTAAACCCAATATAGTTGGCTTTGCCTGTCATTGGTGTACTTATGCAGGCGCTGATTTAGCTGGAAGTTTGAGGTTAAAGTACCCTCCAACTATAAAATTGATTCGTGTTCCTTGTTCTGGTCGTATTGAGCCAGAATATATTATTCAGGCTTTAGCTAATGGAGCAGATGGTGTGTTGGTAGGTGGTTGTCATTTTGGTGATTGTCATTATAAAGACGGTAACTACAAAACTGCAAGAAGAATGAAACAAGTAGAAGTAATGATTAAAGAGTTAGGAATTGAACCAGAAAGGTTTCGTTGGGAATGGATTTCTGGTTCAGAAGGTCAAAAGTTTGCAGAAGTAGTTACTGAATTTACAGAAACCATTAAGAAATTAGGTCCTAACCCTCTCAAGGGAGGTAAATAG